In Citrus sinensis cultivar Valencia sweet orange chromosome 2, DVS_A1.0, whole genome shotgun sequence, a single genomic region encodes these proteins:
- the LOC102623896 gene encoding pentatricopeptide repeat-containing protein At3g29230 produces the protein MKTLAAAKFSLKNPLVSLLQISKTTTHILQILAQLTTNDLITEPFTLSQLLMSLTSPNTLNMDQAERLFNQIYQPNTYMHNTMIRGYTQSSNPQKALSFYVNMKRKGLLVDNYTYPFVLKACGVLMGLVEGTEIHGEVVKMGFLCDVFVVNGLIGMYSKCGHMGCARSVFEGSEIKDLVSWNLVLRGFVECGEMGKAREVFDEMPQKDAISWSIMIDGYRKKKGDISSARILFEHMPIKDLISWNSMIDGYAKIGDLVAAQQLFNEMPERNVFSWSIMIDGYAQHGNPKEALYLFREMLCQGVRPDVISVMGAISACAQVGALDLGKWIHVFMKRSRITMDMIVQTALIDMYMKCGSLDEARRIFYSMTKKNVISYNVMIAGLGMNGFGEEALKCFAQMETEGIPKDDLIFLGVLIACSHSGLATEGYRIFQSMKRHCGIEPKLEHYSCLVDLLSRAGELEQALNIVESMPMKPNLALWGTLLLACRNHQNVTLAEVVVEGLVELKADDCGLYVLLSNIYADAGMWEHALRIRKMMRKRKIKKETGRSVIEIDGNIKEFVSGEIFDVQSEELELVIQSFVKTTIER, from the exons ATGAAGACACTCGCAGCTGCCAAATTCAGTCTAAAAAACCCACTTGTTTCCCTCCTTCAAATCTCGAAAACAACCACACATATCCTCCAAATTCTTGCCCAACTCACCACCAACGACTTGATCACCGAACCCTTTACGTTAAGCCAGTTACTTATGTCTCTAACGTCACCCAACACACTCAACATGGATCAAGCAGAGCGCTTATTCAACCAAATTTACCAACCTAATACTTACATGCATAACACTATGATCAGGGGCTATACTCAAAGCTCAAACCCACAAAAGGCTTTGTCTTTTTACGTCAATATGAAAAGGAAAGGGCTTTTGGTTGATAATTATACGTACCCATTTGTGTTGAAGGCTTGTGGCGTGTTAATGGGGTTGGTGGAGGGGACAGAGATACATGGAGAGGTAGTGAAAATGGGGTTTTTGTGTGATGTGTTTGTGGTGAATGGTTTGATTGGAATGTATAGCAAATGTGGTCACATGGGTTGTGCTAGATCAGTGTTTGAAGGGTCTGAGATTAAGGATTTGGTGTCTTGGAATTTAGTGTTGCGTGGGTTTGTGGAATGTGGGGAAATGGGGAAAGCGCGGGAGGTGTTCGACGAAATGCCGCAGAAGGACGCAATTTCTTGGTCTATTATGATTGATGGGTATAGGAAG aaaaaggGAGACATTTCTTCGGCTCGAATTCTTTTTGAACACATGCCCATCAAGGATTTGATTTCTTGGAACTCCATGATCGATGGGTATGCTAAGATTGGAGATTTGGTAGCTGctcaacaattatttaatgagATGCCAGAGAGAAATGTGTTTTCATGGAGCATTATGATAGATGGCTATGCTCAACATGGAAATCCTAAGGAAGCCCTGTATCTTTTCAGGGAGATGCTTTGTCAAGGTGTGAGACCTGATGTGATATCTGTCATGGGTGCAATATCAGCGTGTGCACAGGTGGGTGCACTTGATCTAGGCAAATGGATACATGTGTTCATGAAGAGAAGCAGAATCACAATGGACATGATTGTTCAAACTGCCTTAATAGACATGTATATGAAATGTGGGAGTCTTGATGAGGCCCGGAGGATTTTTTATAGCATGACAAAGAAGAATGTCATTTCTTATAATGTGATGATTGCAGGTCTTGGTATGAATGGTTTCGGGGAGGAAGCTCTGAAATGCTTTGCACAAATGGAGACGGAGGGAATTCCAAAGGATGATCTGATCTTCCTTGGTGTTTTAATAGCATGTAGCCATTCAGGTCTTGCAACTGAAGGATATCGCATCTTTCAAAGTATGAAGAGACATTGTGGCATAGAGCCTAAGCTTGAACACTACAGTTGTTTAGTAGATCTCCTTAGCCGGGCAGGTGAACTAGAGCAGGCCCTAAATATCGTAGAGTCTATGCCAATGAAACCTAATTTAGCTCTGTGGGGAACCCTTTTATTGGCATGTCGAAATCATCAAAATGTGACACTGGCAGAAGTTGTAGTGGAAGGGCTTGTGGAGTTGAAAGCAGATGACTGTGGCTTATATGTACTTCTATCAAATATCTATGCAGATGCGGGAATGTGGGAGCATGCACTCCGTATACGGAAAATGATgaggaaaagaaagataaagaagGAAACTGGAAGGAGTGTAATTGAGATAGATGGCAACATCAAAGAGTTTGTTAGTGGAGAAATCTTTGATGTCCAGAGTGAGGAATTAGAATTGGTTATCCAAAGCTTCGTAAAGACAACCATTGAAAGATGA